A stretch of DNA from Desulfosarcina ovata subsp. ovata:
TTCCCTGGAATGCCTGCTTGAAAGTGCCTAAGGATCGGGAATTTTATTAATTAAACGAAATTGCTTGTTCTTGCGCCCGTCTTCCGCGTTGCATCAACGGCCACATACTCCCGGTATGCAACCCTTGATGCGCCTTGAAGACGAACACAAGCCCGGCGCAATTACGTTCAATTAATTTCATCCCCGATCCTAATCCACCGAGAGGCGAATCGGTATGCGGGTTTTGCCACGGATGATGTCCAGAAGCTGTATGAACTGCGGTCTGAACCGTTCGATGTCATTCGGGTCGGCATAGCGCGAAACGCCGCTGCTGGTCATTTTGACGATATCTTCCCTCCACACATAGCCCGAATGCAAAAAAAGATTTTTAAGAAGCCCATTGACTTGCCGGCTTGCAATGGTGCTGCCTGAGTTGGCCAAAAACCATTCCCGGGGAGCAAAGTCCACGGTATGGTCGACAACGTGGCGAATCGTTGCGGCAAGTGCGTGTTCCTTTACGGCCAGTCCGGTTTGCGGAGTAAAAATGTCCATGTTGGTGCCAGCCATGGAGGAATTGACCACCTGGGGAATGTCGGAGCGCATGAATTCGTAAATGGCCCGGCAGCCGTTTTCATTCAGGGATAGATGCACGCCCATACGGCATTTGGCCAGGATTTCCGGGACCTCGCCGCGTTTCAGGTTCGTCAGGACCTGCACCCGCCCCTCGAGTGCTTTGGCGCGTACCATTTGATTGAATGCCGCGATATTGTCTTCTGAACCCCGGCCCAGAAACACGGCCGTGCAATGTCTCAAGGGGGATTCCTGCAGCAGTTCCAGCATGCGCCGATGACGTTTTCTATCCATTTCATCAAAGGTTCCATTGAACACAATGTCGTATTGGGGCATGGTTTTGGGCGGCAGATCGATCCGTTCATCCAGATATTCGGCGTGGGCCAGTTGAGTGGCCCAGGTATTGGTCTGCGCGGAAAGAAAACGCGCGTCTTCGGCGCCGCAAACACCGAACAGGCAAGGATCGGTGCCATGGCTGAACCGCCTTAACCAGGTTTGGCGAAAGGCCACGCCAATGGGCGGTTCAATATAGAGGATGTAAAACCGTCTAAGCTCATTTAAAAGATCCCCATCGGCAAAAATGTAGGGCAGGGCGAAAATACGCAGAACGCCTTTTTCCTCGGGCAGCCGGGGTTTTTTCAGAACTTGGCAAAAATGTCTGAGTTTGTATTGTTTCTGCTTTTTTTTATTCAGTTTCCTGGATATTTTGCCGGTCTCGGACGCGAGCTGAGCCATCAGTTCGGGCGCTTTCGGGTATGCCCGGCAGGCTTTCCTGAACCACTGCCATTGATCGGGAAAAGGCAGCAAGGCCAGGAACAGCAGCGCTTCTTTTTTTACCTCGGGGGATTGGGTTTCGGAACCGGTCGCATTCACCATCCGGGTAAAAAACGCCGCCCGTTCGCGAAAAACCCGGTAGGGCCAATCCAGGCCCT
This window harbors:
- a CDS encoding glycosyltransferase; protein product: MLSATQNIATIMAFADQVDTDRLFDSLDGTELIHQRVQLNDALRALLLWQRPELENDKGLDWPYRVFRERAAFFTRMVNATGSETQSPEVKKEALLFLALLPFPDQWQWFRKACRAYPKAPELMAQLASETGKISRKLNKKKQKQYKLRHFCQVLKKPRLPEEKGVLRIFALPYIFADGDLLNELRRFYILYIEPPIGVAFRQTWLRRFSHGTDPCLFGVCGAEDARFLSAQTNTWATQLAHAEYLDERIDLPPKTMPQYDIVFNGTFDEMDRKRHRRMLELLQESPLRHCTAVFLGRGSEDNIAAFNQMVRAKALEGRVQVLTNLKRGEVPEILAKCRMGVHLSLNENGCRAIYEFMRSDIPQVVNSSMAGTNMDIFTPQTGLAVKEHALAATIRHVVDHTVDFAPREWFLANSGSTIASRQVNGLLKNLFLHSGYVWREDIVKMTSSGVSRYADPNDIERFRPQFIQLLDIIRGKTRIPIRLSVD